The genomic interval CAACTCAAGGGAATGCGGTCGAAAAGGTAAGTCAACAACAAAATTCTACAACATTTTCAGGAAATGGTGTAAATGTTCATCATGCTTATCGGTTACCTTTGCGGAGAAATAATCTAATAAGTAATGAAGTTTAACATCGTTTTAATAGGAGCATTTTTATTCGCTACCCAGTCCGTGTTTGCGCAGCATCAGCACGGGCAAGAAAACCATAAGCAAGAACACAACGAACACCAGTTGCACGACACGAGTTCCGTGCACGGACATTTAGATGTACCGATGGGACATGCCTATTCTCTAAATTTGCCAATGAGCAGGAATGGTTCCGGAACAGCCTGGCTCCCTGATGCATCACCGATGTACGGTGTAATGCTTCACTCGAAGAAATGGATGTATATGCTACATGGTAATATTGCTCCACGTTATATCAAAACAGATCTTGCAAATAATGGAAGCCGAGGCGGCGAGAAATTCAGCGCCCCCAACTGGTTTATGGCCATGGGTCAGCGACGCGTAGGAAAAAATGGGCTCTTTAACTTTGATATTATGCTATCGTTCGACAGGCTAACTGACGGCGGTGCAGGTTACCCGCTTTTGTTCCAAACTGGCGAAAGTTGGAAGGGCGTGCCTTTGGTGGATAAACAGCATCCGCATGATCTTTTTAGTGCCCTTGCCATTGGTTATACCCATGCGTTGTCAGAAAAGTCTGATTTGTCGGTTTATCTTGGTTATCCGGGTGAACCAGCATTAGGTTCTGTTGCTTTTATGCACCGACCTTCAGCTCTTTCGAATCCCGACGCGCCGATTAGCCATCATTGGAATGATGCGACACACATCACCTTTGGGGTAGCTACATTAGGTTTCAGATATGATAAATTTAAGATTGAAGCATCGTCCTTTACGGGTAAAGAGCCTGATGAGAATCGCTTCGACTTTGACAAACCACGTTTTGATTCTTATAGTGGTCGCCTTTCTTATAATCCGACTGAAAACTGGGCTTTTCAGGTGTCACACGGCTGGATTAAAAATCCTGAATCGACAGATGGGCATAAAGATGTTAACAGAACCATTGCCTCTGCAATTTACAGTCACCCTTTAGGCGAACAAAAAACATTGAATGCAACAGCACTTTGGGCGCTTAATAAGTCTGAAGGACATGACGGCGAGAACGCGGCTTTGCTTGAAGCATCCTACCGTGTAAGAAAACTTGAGCTATATACGCGTTATGAGTGGGTTCAAAAATCAGGCGAAGAGCTAGTGTTGAATGCTGAGCAGTTTGATACACATGATCTTTATCCGGTTAATGCATTAAGTTTGGGTGCTCATTATGATGTCCTCACATTAGGAAAAGTGCGGGTAGCAGCAGGCGGGCAGCTCAATGTCTATCAGGCAGATTCAAGGCTAGATAACCTGTACGGCAAAAACCCTACTTCGGGACAAGTGTTCTTAAGGATATACCCGTCGATGATGTAAGCATAGATGATGTAAATATAAATGAACAAGTCGTTATTTGAAATTAAGCTCTTTGATGCTGGAGACCTGTACCAGGGTATCCAGCATCCTTATTATTATATCTTTTCCTTACTAGGCGCGGCTGGCTTCTCGGTAGAGTTTACAGAGTACCAGTTTAGCAATAATTCATTCGTATTTCTTTCTCCGTTTTATGATCGCATCCGATAGTGCAAAACGAGTGTTGAATCAGGACTAAACCCTAGTCTAGTCCCGACCGTTTAAGAATCATTCTAGTTTTTCAGGCTCGACATATCAATTACAAAACGATATTTGACATCGCCTTTCAGCAGCCGCTCATAAGCTTTATTGATATCTTGAATGTTGATGAGTTCGATGTCTGAGACGATGTTATGTTCACCACAAAAATCCAGCATCTCCTGAGTTTCGGCAATGCTGCCAATCGTTGAACCGGCAAAGCTTTTACGTCCGGGAATAAGGCTAAAAGCAGCAACTGGTAAAGGATGTTCCGGAGCACCGACAATGGCAAGCGTGCCATCTGTTTTCAAAAGCTGTAAATAAGCATTAACATCATGTTCAGCTGAAACACAATCTAGTATAAAATGCAAAGAATTCCTGTTTGCTTTCATTTGCTCCTTGTCGGTCGACAAGATTACCTGATCTGCACCGAGCCGCTTAGCATCTTCTACTTTTGATGGTGACGTCGTAATTACAACCACTTCCGCACCCAGGGCTTTTGCTAATTTAACACCCATGTGGCCTAAGCCCCCAATACCTACAATGCCTATTCGTTTCCCTGGGCCAACTTTCCAATGTTTCAAAGGTGACCAAGTTGTCACTCCGGCACATAAAAGTGGAGCAGCAGCAGCCGGATCAAGGTTTTCCGGCACCCGTAGCACAAAATCCTGATCTACAACAATGCGTTCCGAATACCCTCCAAAG from Pedobacter indicus carries:
- a CDS encoding NAD(P)-dependent alcohol dehydrogenase — translated: MNTFSIKAFGTEAPEADLEQLNIDRREATDKDVEIDILYCGVCHSDLHTARNEWHGTVYPNVPGHEIVGRITKVGDGVTKFKVGDLAAVGCMVDSCRECEYCKEGLEQYCEEGNIQTYNGADKHLNKQTFGGYSERIVVDQDFVLRVPENLDPAAAAPLLCAGVTTWSPLKHWKVGPGKRIGIVGIGGLGHMGVKLAKALGAEVVVITTSPSKVEDAKRLGADQVILSTDKEQMKANRNSLHFILDCVSAEHDVNAYLQLLKTDGTLAIVGAPEHPLPVAAFSLIPGRKSFAGSTIGSIAETQEMLDFCGEHNIVSDIELINIQDINKAYERLLKGDVKYRFVIDMSSLKN